One genomic window of Pseudoxanthomonas sp. includes the following:
- a CDS encoding TIM barrel protein: MLGGVGLATAGLLPARAAGATTPLKGNLKQAVARWTFGQQSVDQLCLTVKGLGFAAIDLVGPEDWPVLKAHGVVSSMCNGAEINLKDGFAGVEFHDQLVERYTRHIDLVADAGYRNLICFSGNRNGMDPGQGLKNAEAGLKRILGHAERRGVMLVMELLNSKVDHPDYLCDNSAWGVELCKRLGSQHFGLLYDIYHMQIMEGDIIATIRKHHQYFAHYHTAGVPGRHEIGDDQELNYPAICRAILETGFTGYLAQEFTPLAADPVASLREAVRLCDV; encoded by the coding sequence ATGCTCGGCGGGGTTGGACTGGCTACGGCTGGGCTGCTCCCGGCGCGTGCAGCAGGCGCAACGACGCCACTGAAGGGCAATCTCAAGCAGGCGGTTGCCCGCTGGACGTTTGGACAACAGTCCGTGGACCAGCTCTGCCTGACGGTGAAGGGCCTCGGCTTTGCCGCCATCGATCTGGTCGGGCCGGAAGACTGGCCCGTCCTGAAAGCGCACGGCGTGGTCAGTTCGATGTGCAACGGGGCCGAGATCAACCTGAAGGATGGCTTCGCCGGCGTTGAATTCCACGACCAGCTGGTCGAGCGCTATACCCGCCATATCGACCTGGTTGCTGACGCCGGCTACCGCAACCTCATCTGTTTTTCCGGCAACCGCAACGGCATGGACCCCGGCCAGGGATTGAAGAATGCCGAGGCGGGCCTGAAGCGGATCCTCGGTCATGCCGAGCGGCGTGGCGTGATGCTGGTGATGGAGTTGTTGAATTCCAAGGTGGACCACCCCGACTACCTCTGCGACAACTCCGCCTGGGGCGTCGAGCTGTGCAAGCGGCTTGGTTCGCAGCACTTCGGCCTGCTCTACGACATCTATCACATGCAGATCATGGAAGGCGACATCATCGCCACCATTCGCAAGCACCACCAGTATTTCGCGCACTACCACACCGCGGGCGTCCCCGGGCGGCACGAGATCGGCGACGACCAGGAGCTCAACTATCCGGCCATCTGCCGCGCGATTCTCGAAACGGGCTTCACGGGCTACCTGGCGCAGGAATTCACACCGCTCGCGGCGGACCCCGTTGCATCGCTGCGCGAGGCGGTCCGCCTCTGCGACGTGTAA
- a CDS encoding sialate O-acetylesterase, producing MLSSVVQAAWAGILLGAPFTEHAVFQRDQPIPIWGTATPGAQVTVRFAEQVTRVHAASNGDWRAALPSQPAGGPFTLDVSAGQDQLHLDDVLVGDVWLCGGQSNMEFPVERALDANAEIAAAADPLIRLMRVPKGSSETPRSTFDVPAVWASATPESVRSFSAVCWYFARELHRDMAVPLGLINASWNGSRIEAWTSPSALRAAGGADAGLDLLDLHARDPDAAVQPWISMWEAWWRGRPRQQPGDLPWRSRDTGHWVSARPSSQWVAPALVDHVGLSWYRTTVDLTAAQAKQSATLELGRVDEVDTAWVNGAGVGTTYGSGVERRYAIATGSLQAGSNAIVLNVLNTYRQGGITGPAAGRALVLADGTRIGLDADWQVRAEDPDAGMPPAAPWMPAFGFGTLHNGMMAPLGGYGLRGAVWYQGESNAHEPARYARRLTTWRDDLRAQFGPALPLLVVQLAGYGALASAPATSNWAELREAQRQVVAADPHAALAVTVDLGEVGDIHPANKQEVGRRLARAARAEVYGVASSSSGPVALRAWHAGPDVLVRFGGIDGALVAQGGPDVLGFELCGEVQASCRYAHAVVEGDQVRLQGERASEATRVRYAWADNPLVNLYDSAALPAGPFELPIR from the coding sequence GTGTTGTCGAGTGTGGTGCAGGCGGCATGGGCCGGGATCCTGCTCGGCGCGCCATTTACCGAGCATGCGGTCTTCCAGCGCGACCAACCGATTCCGATCTGGGGAACGGCAACGCCGGGGGCGCAGGTCACCGTGCGCTTTGCCGAGCAGGTGACTCGCGTGCATGCCGCGTCCAATGGCGACTGGCGTGCAGCGTTGCCATCGCAGCCTGCCGGCGGACCATTCACGCTGGATGTTTCGGCAGGGCAGGACCAGCTTCACCTCGACGACGTGCTCGTCGGCGATGTCTGGCTGTGCGGTGGGCAATCGAACATGGAATTTCCGGTGGAACGCGCGCTCGACGCTAACGCCGAGATCGCGGCCGCCGCCGACCCGTTGATTCGCTTGATGCGCGTGCCGAAGGGCAGCAGCGAGACGCCACGCAGCACCTTCGACGTGCCTGCCGTCTGGGCCTCGGCCACGCCGGAAAGCGTACGGTCGTTCTCGGCGGTGTGCTGGTATTTCGCCCGTGAACTGCATCGCGACATGGCCGTGCCGCTGGGCCTGATCAACGCTTCATGGAATGGCTCGAGGATCGAGGCGTGGACCAGTCCGTCCGCACTGCGCGCGGCAGGTGGCGCCGATGCCGGGCTGGATCTGCTCGACCTGCACGCGCGTGATCCCGATGCGGCGGTTCAACCATGGATATCGATGTGGGAGGCCTGGTGGCGCGGACGGCCACGGCAGCAGCCTGGCGACCTTCCATGGCGATCGCGGGACACCGGGCACTGGGTGTCGGCGCGGCCGTCTTCCCAATGGGTCGCACCTGCGCTGGTGGACCATGTCGGACTGAGCTGGTACCGGACGACGGTTGACCTCACCGCGGCGCAGGCGAAGCAATCGGCCACCCTGGAACTGGGCCGCGTGGATGAAGTTGACACCGCGTGGGTCAACGGCGCTGGTGTCGGGACCACGTACGGGTCCGGCGTGGAGCGCCGCTATGCAATCGCCACCGGCAGCTTGCAAGCCGGTTCCAACGCGATTGTCCTGAATGTCCTGAATACCTATCGGCAAGGCGGCATCACCGGCCCCGCGGCGGGCCGCGCACTGGTACTGGCCGACGGCACGCGAATCGGCCTGGATGCAGACTGGCAGGTGCGCGCGGAGGATCCTGATGCCGGCATGCCACCGGCAGCGCCGTGGATGCCTGCATTCGGCTTTGGCACGCTGCATAACGGCATGATGGCACCGCTGGGTGGCTATGGCCTGCGCGGCGCGGTGTGGTACCAGGGCGAATCGAATGCGCACGAACCCGCACGCTATGCGCGCCGGTTGACGACCTGGCGCGACGATCTTCGTGCGCAGTTCGGACCAGCGCTTCCGCTGCTGGTGGTGCAGCTGGCAGGTTACGGGGCATTGGCCAGCGCGCCGGCAACCAGCAACTGGGCCGAACTTCGCGAGGCCCAGCGGCAGGTGGTCGCAGCCGATCCACATGCCGCGTTGGCGGTCACCGTAGATCTGGGGGAAGTCGGCGACATCCATCCTGCCAACAAGCAGGAAGTCGGGCGACGACTGGCCCGTGCGGCGCGCGCGGAAGTGTATGGGGTGGCTTCGTCATCCAGCGGTCCGGTTGCCCTGCGTGCCTGGCACGCGGGGCCAGACGTGCTCGTGCGCTTCGGCGGGATCGACGGCGCCCTGGTCGCGCAAGGTGGACCGGATGTCCTGGGCTTCGAGCTCTGCGGCGAGGTTCAGGCCAGTTGCCGCTATGCGCATGCCGTCGTCGAGGGCGACCAGGTGCGCCTGCAGGGCGAACGCGCCAGCGAGGCGACCCGCGTGCGCTATGCGTGGGCCGACAATCCGCTCGTCAACCTCTACGATTCAGCGGCGCTGCCGGCCGGCCCGTTCGAACTGCCGATTCGCTGA
- a CDS encoding 2-dehydro-3-deoxy-6-phosphogalactonate aldolase — MSNARLTQFEAWLAEVPLIAILRGLPGDDAIAVVEALFDAGVRLAEVPLNSPAPFDTITRLARHFEGRMLIGAGTVVAATDVARLAEGGCAFIVSPNTDAAVISATLAHGMVPVPGFSSPSEAFAAIAAGARHLKAFPAHQARERLAALSVVLPADVTLLAVGGVAHEELDGLWQAGVRGVGVGSDVYRPGRDATEVGARARAWTQALQRRTASPATLLCNPQALVGESPLVMDDQVLWVDPTRPSLLRWDGQACTRTALPEPVWALGLVDGQLVGNGEEHFVRLDAAGQVQAGPRIEVGPGCRLNDLVIDPRNGLWGGSMHRGLLAGKGALFYAPSVDQPARKVAEGLGVANGMAFSADGGTLYVIDTLARTLLAYAVDIEHGRLEEPRVVTDFLGVPGKPDGMARAPDGRLWVAMWGGDAVVELAENGAVLRSVAVPAHHVGSLCFGEDGRLFVTTARARLSPQALERAPGSGGLFVIAP; from the coding sequence ATGAGCAACGCGCGCCTTACGCAATTCGAAGCATGGCTGGCGGAGGTTCCGCTGATTGCGATTCTTCGCGGCCTGCCCGGTGACGATGCCATCGCCGTGGTCGAAGCCCTGTTCGATGCCGGCGTGCGACTGGCCGAAGTGCCGCTCAATTCCCCGGCGCCGTTCGACACGATCACGCGGCTGGCCCGGCACTTCGAAGGGCGCATGCTGATTGGCGCGGGGACCGTGGTCGCCGCCACCGATGTCGCGCGCCTGGCCGAAGGGGGATGTGCGTTCATCGTCTCGCCCAATACCGACGCCGCCGTCATCTCCGCGACGTTGGCGCACGGCATGGTGCCGGTGCCGGGTTTCTCGTCTCCCAGCGAAGCGTTCGCCGCCATCGCTGCCGGGGCGCGGCACCTGAAGGCGTTCCCCGCGCACCAGGCCCGCGAGCGGCTGGCGGCGCTATCGGTGGTGCTGCCAGCAGACGTGACGCTGCTGGCTGTTGGCGGCGTCGCGCACGAGGAACTGGACGGCCTGTGGCAAGCCGGCGTGCGTGGGGTCGGGGTTGGCTCGGATGTGTACCGGCCCGGCCGCGATGCCACGGAGGTCGGCGCGCGTGCAAGGGCCTGGACCCAGGCCCTGCAGCGACGCACGGCATCGCCCGCGACATTGCTCTGCAATCCACAGGCGCTGGTCGGCGAGTCGCCGCTGGTGATGGACGATCAGGTGTTGTGGGTCGATCCGACCCGGCCGAGCCTGTTGCGCTGGGATGGCCAGGCCTGCACGCGGACTGCATTGCCCGAGCCGGTGTGGGCACTGGGCCTGGTGGACGGCCAGTTGGTCGGCAATGGCGAGGAGCATTTCGTCCGGCTGGATGCCGCTGGCCAGGTACAGGCCGGGCCGCGGATCGAAGTCGGCCCGGGCTGTCGCCTCAACGATCTGGTGATCGACCCGCGTAACGGCTTGTGGGGTGGTTCGATGCACCGCGGACTGCTGGCCGGGAAGGGCGCGCTCTTCTATGCGCCATCCGTCGACCAGCCGGCCCGGAAGGTGGCCGAAGGACTCGGCGTGGCCAATGGCATGGCGTTCTCGGCCGATGGCGGCACGCTATACGTGATCGACACGCTGGCGCGGACGCTGCTGGCCTATGCGGTGGACATCGAGCACGGCAGGCTGGAAGAACCGCGCGTGGTTACCGATTTCCTTGGTGTGCCCGGAAAGCCCGATGGCATGGCGCGCGCGCCGGATGGGCGGCTGTGGGTGGCGATGTGGGGCGGTGATGCGGTGGTGGAACTGGCCGAGAACGGCGCGGTACTGCGCTCGGTGGCGGTGCCGGCCCATCACGTCGGCAGCCTGTGTTTTGGCGAAGACGGACGCCTGTTTGTCACCACCGCCAGGGCGCGGCTATCACCGCAGGCGCTTGAGCGCGCGCCGGGATCAGGTGGCCTGTTCGTCATCGCACCGTGA
- a CDS encoding 2-dehydro-3-deoxygalactonokinase yields MTAGAQAPIVGINWGSTNFRAFLIDSEGQVMDQVEQPRGIAGLDRSQMQSMVAGLAARWPDATHRYACGMVGSNIGWSDAGYLDCPATPAALAQRLHRVEVGEVAVAIVPGLACRRTADDAPDIMRGEETELLGLMAAGAVPPDGLVVLPGTHSKWVRLQGGAVVEFLTAMSGEIFDRLTSAGLLASVVDGPAVEGEVFDAGLRAAHAGPGLGTLLFGARARVIRGDLSRHDGASWLRGLLIGAELADVQRLWPDALDRPVPLVGAAPVCALYARALAVLGGQGLPLASHDAVTRGFMALHRAVLAS; encoded by the coding sequence ATGACGGCCGGGGCACAGGCACCCATCGTGGGGATCAACTGGGGGAGCACGAACTTCCGCGCGTTCCTGATCGACTCCGAGGGACAGGTGATGGACCAGGTCGAACAGCCGCGCGGAATCGCAGGGCTCGACCGTTCACAGATGCAGTCGATGGTGGCCGGACTCGCGGCGCGCTGGCCTGATGCGACGCATCGCTATGCCTGCGGCATGGTCGGTTCGAACATCGGCTGGAGCGATGCTGGCTATCTGGACTGCCCGGCAACGCCGGCGGCGCTGGCGCAGCGCCTGCATCGCGTCGAGGTCGGCGAGGTTGCGGTCGCCATCGTGCCGGGCCTGGCCTGCCGCCGGACCGCCGACGACGCACCGGACATCATGCGCGGGGAGGAGACCGAACTGCTCGGGTTGATGGCCGCTGGCGCGGTGCCGCCCGATGGCCTGGTGGTCCTGCCGGGCACCCACAGCAAATGGGTGCGATTGCAGGGTGGGGCCGTGGTGGAATTTCTCACCGCCATGTCCGGTGAGATCTTCGACCGGCTGACCTCCGCCGGCCTGCTTGCGTCAGTGGTCGACGGGCCGGCCGTGGAAGGCGAGGTGTTCGACGCTGGATTGCGCGCCGCTCATGCGGGGCCTGGCTTGGGGACATTGCTGTTTGGCGCGCGTGCCCGGGTGATCCGTGGTGACCTGTCGCGTCATGACGGTGCGTCGTGGTTGCGTGGCCTGTTGATCGGTGCCGAGCTGGCGGACGTGCAGCGACTGTGGCCGGATGCCTTGGATCGGCCGGTGCCACTGGTGGGCGCGGCTCCGGTCTGCGCGCTGTACGCGCGGGCGCTGGCGGTGCTGGGTGGGCAAGGCTTGCCGTTGGCATCGCACGATGCGGTGACGCGCGGATTCATGGCGCTCCATCGCGCGGTGCTGGCGTCATGA
- a CDS encoding SDR family NAD(P)-dependent oxidoreductase: MSEGSMHGKIALVTGAASGIGAAVLSRLRADGARVAALDRSVVHGADAFARADVGDAGAVAAGIGRLVDALGAFDAVVHCAGVCPSGGTLDNDDALWMDTFSVNVLGAVRVMRAVVPGMCQAGGSIVLVSSINARFATPTLAAYAASKAALEEVARTCALEFAPDGIRVNCIAPASVDTPMLQASFERSDDPQAARDRNVQRHPLGRLGTPDDAAELALFLASSRSGWITGAVFPLDGGAGVTRR, encoded by the coding sequence ATGAGCGAAGGCTCGATGCATGGAAAGATTGCGCTGGTCACCGGAGCCGCCAGCGGCATCGGTGCGGCAGTCCTGTCGCGATTGCGGGCCGATGGCGCCAGGGTCGCGGCGCTGGATCGGAGCGTGGTCCATGGCGCGGATGCATTTGCCCGCGCCGATGTCGGCGATGCCGGGGCGGTGGCCGCCGGCATCGGTCGGCTGGTCGATGCGCTCGGTGCCTTCGATGCCGTCGTGCACTGCGCCGGGGTCTGCCCTTCGGGCGGGACCTTGGACAATGACGACGCGCTCTGGATGGACACCTTTTCGGTCAACGTGCTCGGTGCGGTCCGGGTGATGCGCGCGGTCGTGCCCGGCATGTGCCAGGCCGGTGGGAGCATCGTGCTGGTGTCTTCGATCAATGCACGTTTCGCGACACCGACCTTGGCGGCCTATGCGGCATCCAAGGCGGCGTTGGAGGAAGTAGCGCGGACGTGCGCGCTGGAGTTCGCGCCCGATGGGATCCGGGTCAACTGCATCGCGCCGGCATCGGTGGATACGCCGATGCTCCAGGCCTCGTTTGAACGGAGCGACGATCCGCAAGCGGCACGGGATCGCAATGTGCAACGACATCCCCTGGGGCGGCTGGGGACGCCGGACGATGCGGCCGAGCTGGCGCTGTTCCTGGCATCGTCGCGCAGTGGCTGGATAACAGGCGCGGTGTTTCCGCTCGATGGTGGTGCTGGAGTGACGCGTCGATGA
- a CDS encoding TonB-dependent receptor produces MRNVRRSTLFMAVGACLLAPVMAAAQTAPAEAVVAEPSVPEQAAPQQGEAKTLDSVSVVGIRGSLEAARDIKRDSAQIVDAVVADDIGKLPDTNVAESLARVAGVQLERGMGEGSDILVRGMKENVILYNGRQIVDATGRGGNGLDQLATSTYGLLSLVPSELISRLSVTKLAGADQIAGGLGGIIDINTRMPLDGDVTQNVVSLAGTYDELSKDVGSNAFGLLSMRNADRTFGALISATYGKREVVQQGLDTFSGYARYTDADGNTRFGSTDMRAQNIDDDREKTGVSAVLQWRPADGVEITADTFYARQQAERDRYWVAFNPAAGLTNAVYSDHDILLAGRSTGTVLLNTEVADVDSDTWSSALRAKFRVGDRLDGSVEANWARSTASYHQRYMRLAPAAGLTSVTDFDLRSGSFGSFNVSGIDVTDPAQWRMTIMFDNDWRAETDSKALRTDWSLLFDQGAFTSLDFGARFNRMESEQNPLRADIRPVGGIPATELADYLRVYSNGNFLTGEFAGLPRAYLGAYRAQFGGCDTFTTIPAISQNAQCLDPRNNALAYAATFGVDEDFLEAYAKLNWDATLGSMGFSGNVGVRMVDRDLESRGNLLDAAGVAQPSVFRRNDREFLPSGVARLQLSDTLVLRGGAAKVVAFPNTEDLNNGVTLNNNAVFDTNGTQISLGTGTGGAPDLDPFKATQYDLSLEWYYGGQGMLSAGLFYKDVSTFIVQQQTAETYNGTNYLVLRKVNGDSASVRGAEFLAQVPFSGMFEGFGMVATYTWIDSETPIRDVNGNALTFPGLSKNNVNLIGYYENGPFGARVAYNWRDEYLVGLSAAATGIYNDTYKDLSASFSYDFSDALSLKLEANNLLDSEQRTYDGYEEGLRTNVVFGRSYKALLTYRF; encoded by the coding sequence ATGCGTAACGTTCGACGTTCAACCTTGTTCATGGCCGTGGGGGCGTGCCTGTTGGCACCGGTGATGGCCGCCGCGCAGACCGCGCCCGCAGAGGCGGTGGTCGCGGAGCCATCCGTTCCGGAGCAGGCCGCGCCGCAGCAGGGCGAAGCAAAAACGCTGGATTCGGTCAGCGTGGTCGGCATCCGTGGCAGCCTGGAGGCCGCGCGCGACATCAAGCGCGATTCGGCGCAGATCGTCGATGCGGTGGTGGCCGATGACATCGGCAAGCTGCCCGATACCAACGTGGCCGAATCGCTGGCGCGCGTGGCCGGCGTGCAGCTGGAACGCGGCATGGGCGAGGGTAGCGACATCCTGGTCCGAGGCATGAAAGAGAACGTGATCCTGTACAACGGCCGCCAGATCGTGGACGCCACCGGTCGCGGCGGGAACGGCCTGGACCAGCTGGCAACTTCGACCTATGGCCTGCTCTCACTGGTCCCTTCGGAGTTGATCTCGCGCCTGTCGGTGACAAAGCTGGCTGGTGCCGACCAGATCGCCGGTGGCCTGGGCGGCATCATCGACATCAATACGCGCATGCCGCTGGATGGCGATGTCACCCAGAACGTGGTCAGCCTGGCTGGCACCTACGACGAGCTGTCCAAAGACGTTGGCAGCAATGCATTCGGTCTGCTCAGCATGCGCAATGCCGACCGCACCTTCGGCGCGCTGATCTCGGCCACCTACGGCAAGCGCGAGGTGGTGCAGCAGGGCCTGGACACGTTCTCCGGCTACGCCCGCTACACCGATGCCGACGGCAATACCCGCTTCGGCAGCACCGACATGCGCGCGCAGAACATCGACGATGATCGCGAAAAGACCGGCGTCAGCGCGGTGCTGCAGTGGCGGCCGGCAGACGGCGTGGAAATCACCGCCGATACCTTCTACGCGCGCCAGCAGGCCGAACGCGATCGCTACTGGGTCGCCTTCAATCCGGCGGCGGGCCTGACCAATGCCGTCTATTCGGACCACGACATCCTGCTGGCCGGGCGCTCCACCGGCACGGTGCTGCTCAATACCGAAGTGGCGGACGTGGATTCGGATACCTGGTCTTCGGCGTTGCGCGCCAAGTTCCGGGTGGGCGATCGCCTGGACGGCAGTGTCGAGGCCAACTGGGCCAGGTCCACGGCGAGCTACCACCAGCGCTACATGCGCCTGGCGCCGGCGGCCGGGCTGACCTCGGTGACGGACTTCGACCTGCGCAGCGGCAGCTTCGGCAGCTTCAACGTCAGCGGCATCGACGTGACCGATCCGGCCCAGTGGCGCATGACCATCATGTTCGACAATGACTGGCGCGCCGAAACGGACAGCAAGGCGCTGCGTACCGACTGGAGCCTGTTGTTCGACCAGGGGGCCTTCACCTCCCTGGACTTCGGCGCCCGCTTCAACCGCATGGAGAGCGAACAGAATCCGTTGCGTGCCGACATCCGTCCCGTCGGCGGGATTCCGGCCACCGAGCTGGCCGACTATCTCCGGGTCTACAGCAATGGCAACTTCCTGACGGGTGAATTCGCAGGGCTGCCGCGCGCCTACCTGGGGGCGTACAGGGCGCAGTTCGGCGGTTGCGACACCTTCACCACGATCCCGGCGATCTCGCAGAATGCGCAGTGCCTGGACCCGCGCAACAACGCCCTGGCCTATGCCGCCACCTTCGGCGTGGATGAGGATTTCCTGGAGGCCTACGCCAAGCTCAACTGGGATGCCACCCTCGGGAGCATGGGGTTCTCCGGCAACGTCGGCGTGCGGATGGTCGATCGCGACCTGGAATCACGCGGCAACCTGCTCGATGCGGCAGGCGTGGCGCAGCCGTCGGTGTTCCGTCGCAACGACCGCGAGTTCCTGCCCTCCGGCGTGGCCAGGCTGCAGCTCAGCGACACGCTGGTGCTGCGCGGCGGCGCAGCCAAGGTGGTGGCGTTCCCGAACACCGAAGACCTCAACAACGGCGTGACCCTCAACAACAACGCCGTGTTCGATACCAACGGCACCCAGATATCGCTTGGCACGGGTACCGGTGGCGCGCCAGACCTGGATCCGTTCAAGGCGACCCAGTACGACCTGTCGCTGGAGTGGTACTACGGCGGCCAGGGCATGTTGTCGGCGGGCCTGTTCTACAAGGACGTGTCGACCTTCATCGTGCAGCAGCAGACGGCCGAGACCTACAACGGCACCAACTACCTGGTGCTGCGCAAGGTCAACGGCGACAGCGCCAGCGTGCGTGGTGCCGAGTTCCTGGCGCAGGTGCCCTTCAGCGGCATGTTCGAAGGATTTGGCATGGTCGCCACCTACACCTGGATTGATTCGGAAACGCCGATCCGTGACGTCAATGGCAATGCGCTGACCTTCCCTGGGTTGTCGAAGAACAACGTGAACCTGATTGGCTACTACGAGAACGGCCCGTTTGGTGCACGCGTGGCCTACAACTGGCGCGACGAATACCTGGTGGGCCTGTCGGCGGCGGCCACCGGCATCTACAACGACACCTACAAGGATCTCTCGGCCAGCTTCAGCTACGATTTCAGTGATGCGCTGTCGTTGAAGCTGGAGGCCAACAACCTGCTCGACAGCGAGCAGCGGACCTATGACGGCTATGAGGAGGGGTTGCGGACCAATGTCGTCTTTGGCCGCTCCTACAAAGCCTTGCTGACCTACCGGTTCTGA
- a CDS encoding dihydrodipicolinate synthase family protein, which yields MSELQGVFPILPTIFHADGSVDETGTSNVFEYLLGAGAAGVVFPGLASEYDMLTPEERLHLTACIGRWNEGRVPVIVGASAGSLDQAVAYARAGADIGAAAAMVLTPHAHAGDPTAMAAFFNDLHARSGVAIMLQNAPAPMGIGLGVDEVVSLAARVPGIAYVKEETMPSGHRITALGQRTAGSVRAVFGGAGARYVLDELARGAVGTMPACEITEVHVAMLAAWAAGDRESARTLFERTLPLLSMQAIFRWRLTKAVLKRRGLIASDHVRAPGPALDREDQRELDILLNRIADLVPMDSAPGRTRKPSA from the coding sequence ATGTCCGAGCTGCAAGGCGTTTTCCCCATCCTTCCGACCATCTTCCATGCCGACGGCAGCGTCGATGAAACCGGCACCTCCAACGTCTTCGAATACCTGCTGGGCGCCGGCGCCGCCGGCGTGGTGTTCCCAGGCCTGGCCAGCGAATACGACATGCTGACGCCGGAAGAGCGCCTCCACCTGACGGCCTGCATTGGCCGCTGGAACGAGGGCCGCGTCCCGGTGATCGTCGGCGCTAGCGCCGGATCGCTGGACCAGGCGGTGGCCTACGCCCGCGCCGGGGCCGACATCGGCGCGGCCGCGGCGATGGTGCTGACGCCCCACGCACACGCCGGCGACCCGACGGCGATGGCCGCGTTCTTCAACGACCTGCATGCACGCAGCGGCGTGGCGATCATGTTGCAGAACGCACCGGCCCCGATGGGCATTGGGTTGGGCGTGGACGAGGTCGTTTCGCTGGCCGCGCGCGTGCCGGGCATCGCGTACGTCAAGGAAGAAACCATGCCGTCCGGCCACCGCATCACGGCCCTGGGCCAGCGCACGGCCGGCTCGGTCCGCGCCGTGTTCGGCGGCGCCGGCGCCCGCTATGTCCTGGACGAACTGGCGCGTGGCGCGGTGGGCACCATGCCCGCCTGCGAGATCACCGAAGTGCACGTCGCGATGCTGGCAGCCTGGGCTGCGGGTGATCGCGAGTCTGCGCGCACGCTTTTCGAGCGCACCCTGCCGCTGCTGAGCATGCAGGCCATCTTTCGTTGGCGCCTGACCAAGGCCGTACTCAAGCGCCGCGGCCTTATCGCCAGCGACCACGTCCGCGCACCGGGCCCGGCGCTGGACAGGGAGGATCAACGCGAGCTGGATATCCTGCTCAACCGCATCGCCGACCTGGTTCCGATGGACTCGGCACCGGGCAGGACCAGGAAGCCATCCGCATGA
- a CDS encoding mandelate racemase/muconate lactonizing enzyme family protein, with protein sequence MSQIAKVETFILSIPRTTPYLGPLGPGERVNSRGYLVRKGNGTLYPTVDRSVVVRLTTEDGAVGWGETYGICAPRAVCEIIHDLLAPELIGREPEDVEQVWDDLYGLMRVRGCFGGFHVDTIAALDIALWDLRARARNVPLWTLLGERQHDAIPGYLSGLPAATLEAKLAMARDFAALGHTAFKVHAVVSHDGIVEEMAALRQALGPDAELMVDLHWKFTCEQALDLARQLAPHDMKFIEAPLKPEDVQGLIALGSRSPIPIAAGEEWHTEYEARLRLAGNTLSYIQPEMGHTGITQFLRITRLANAHGVQIAPHATIGGGLFMAASLHATAVTPGLWRHEWQHSIFSRSLEMLDTDMAYRDGHYHLPTGNGLGAVPGPAFWDHAEWVG encoded by the coding sequence ATGAGCCAGATCGCAAAGGTCGAGACCTTCATCCTCAGCATCCCGCGCACCACGCCCTATCTCGGCCCACTGGGCCCGGGCGAGCGGGTGAACAGCCGCGGCTACCTGGTCCGCAAGGGCAACGGCACGCTCTACCCGACCGTCGACCGCTCGGTCGTCGTCAGGCTCACCACGGAAGACGGCGCGGTCGGCTGGGGCGAGACCTACGGCATCTGCGCGCCCCGCGCGGTGTGCGAGATCATCCACGACCTGCTGGCCCCGGAACTGATCGGACGCGAACCGGAGGACGTGGAACAGGTCTGGGACGACCTGTATGGATTGATGCGGGTGCGTGGCTGCTTCGGCGGATTCCACGTCGACACCATTGCCGCGCTGGACATCGCGCTGTGGGATCTGCGTGCGCGTGCGCGCAATGTTCCGCTCTGGACCCTGCTCGGCGAACGCCAGCACGACGCCATTCCCGGCTACCTGTCCGGCCTGCCGGCGGCGACGCTGGAAGCAAAGCTGGCCATGGCGCGCGACTTCGCGGCCCTGGGCCATACCGCGTTCAAGGTGCATGCCGTGGTCAGCCACGACGGCATCGTCGAAGAGATGGCCGCACTGCGCCAGGCGCTCGGCCCCGATGCGGAGTTGATGGTCGACCTGCACTGGAAGTTCACCTGCGAGCAGGCGCTGGATCTTGCCCGGCAGCTGGCACCGCACGACATGAAGTTCATCGAGGCGCCGCTCAAGCCGGAAGATGTCCAGGGACTGATCGCACTGGGAAGTCGCAGCCCAATCCCCATCGCCGCCGGCGAGGAATGGCATACCGAATACGAAGCGCGCCTACGCCTGGCCGGCAACACCCTGTCCTACATCCAACCCGAGATGGGCCATACCGGCATCACCCAGTTCCTGCGCATCACCAGGCTGGCCAACGCGCATGGCGTGCAGATCGCGCCACACGCCACCATCGGCGGCGGATTGTTCATGGCGGCCAGCCTGCACGCGACAGCCGTCACCCCCGGGTTATGGCGCCACGAATGGCAACACTCGATCTTCTCGCGCTCGCTGGAGATGCTCGATACCGACATGGCGTATCGCGATGGGCATTACCACCTGCCCACCGGCAACGGCCTGGGCGCGGTGCCGGGTCCTGCGTTCTGGGATCACGCCGAATGGGTCGGCTGA